Proteins encoded within one genomic window of Spirochaeta isovalerica:
- a CDS encoding class II aldolase/adducin family protein: MTKDEARKQVCDAGMKLLNEGLVARTWGNVSVRIDDRLCAITPSGKAYEEMTPEDIVIMNYLTGEHEGDVKPSSEKGVHAGLYKTRKDINAIIHTHQVNASTIAAAHRVMPAVLDDMAQLIGPDVRIAKYALPSTGKLVRETLKAMKGRNACILANHGAVCAAPTMDDCFAVAQVLEKSCKVFIEAEFLGGAKELSKFDAVLMRQFYLRKYAKRK; encoded by the coding sequence ATGACGAAAGATGAAGCACGTAAACAGGTCTGTGATGCGGGAATGAAACTTCTCAATGAGGGACTGGTCGCCCGCACCTGGGGGAATGTGAGCGTCCGGATCGATGACCGGCTCTGCGCCATTACTCCCAGCGGCAAGGCCTACGAAGAGATGACGCCGGAAGACATTGTGATTATGAATTATCTTACCGGTGAACACGAAGGCGATGTGAAGCCTTCGTCGGAAAAAGGCGTCCATGCGGGACTCTATAAAACCCGTAAGGACATCAATGCCATAATACACACCCATCAGGTTAATGCTTCAACTATAGCAGCGGCTCACCGGGTCATGCCGGCGGTCCTGGACGATATGGCCCAGCTGATCGGCCCCGATGTCCGGATCGCCAAATACGCTCTTCCCAGCACGGGGAAACTGGTCAGGGAAACCCTCAAAGCTATGAAGGGACGGAATGCCTGCATACTGGCCAACCACGGGGCTGTGTGCGCGGCACCGACCATGGATGACTGTTTCGCCGTGGCGCAGGTTCTGGAGAAGAGCTGTAAGGTTTTTATCGAAGCAGAATTTCTGGGCGGAGCGAAAGAGCTGAGCAAGTTCGATGCTGTGCTTATGAGACAGTTTTATCTAAGGAAATATGCAAAGCGGAAATGA
- a CDS encoding xylulokinase: MDRYVLAYDIGTTGAKTCLYKIGGSLELVASDLCEYPLYILDNGGAEQDVEDWWNAMTVTTRAVLKESGVPADKIEGLSFCSQMQGLVLVDKEGKPLRRAMSYMDQRGGLQQKRGLKRGVKIAGMNAFRLLVSLFLTGGVSASVKDPLWKYKWVEDNEPEIFSRVHKWLDVKEALILRCTDRFVMTDDSANATFIYNTRKGVRSWSRTLCRIFGVKSSHMPEIIGATESAGGLTESAAESLGLKAGIPVFGGGGDLTLISLGSGMTEENDTHIYMGTSGWVASVLKNRKVDLDSMIASIFGARPGYYNYIGEQETSGKCLEWVRDHLALDSIGIYLEKKEISEDPETVYNTLYEYMSEVISEVPPGSNGVIFTPWLHGNRAPFEDPNARGIFFNINLNTGKRDMIRAVVEGMIFHNRWLLESIEKNVPVGDVVRFAGGGARSDVTCQILADITGKTVEALADSKNTGAAGAAILCGLGLGIIKGYEEVKALIPLRKTFQPRKENRHIYNKNFAVFKRLYGTNKKSFSQLNGGHK, encoded by the coding sequence ATGGATCGTTATGTTCTGGCCTATGACATCGGTACCACCGGCGCCAAGACGTGCCTCTATAAAATCGGCGGTTCCCTGGAACTGGTCGCCAGTGATTTATGTGAATATCCTCTTTATATTCTCGACAACGGCGGTGCCGAGCAGGATGTAGAAGACTGGTGGAATGCCATGACAGTTACCACCCGTGCCGTACTGAAAGAGTCGGGCGTCCCGGCAGACAAGATCGAAGGCCTGTCATTCTGTTCCCAGATGCAGGGGCTGGTACTTGTCGATAAAGAGGGGAAACCTCTGAGACGGGCCATGAGTTACATGGATCAGCGAGGCGGCCTTCAACAGAAACGGGGATTAAAGAGAGGTGTGAAAATTGCCGGAATGAATGCCTTCCGGCTCCTGGTTTCCCTTTTTCTGACAGGGGGCGTTTCGGCCAGCGTCAAGGATCCCCTGTGGAAGTACAAATGGGTCGAGGATAATGAACCGGAGATCTTTTCCCGCGTTCACAAGTGGCTCGATGTTAAAGAGGCCCTGATTCTCCGCTGCACGGACCGGTTTGTCATGACCGACGATTCGGCCAATGCCACATTTATATATAATACGAGAAAAGGCGTGAGGAGCTGGAGCCGGACTCTCTGCCGCATCTTCGGCGTGAAGTCTTCCCATATGCCTGAAATCATCGGAGCCACAGAATCGGCAGGGGGGCTGACGGAAAGTGCCGCGGAAAGCCTCGGACTGAAAGCGGGAATCCCGGTCTTCGGCGGCGGAGGAGATCTGACGCTCATATCTCTCGGCTCGGGAATGACTGAAGAGAATGACACCCATATCTATATGGGGACTTCGGGATGGGTGGCGTCGGTTCTTAAAAACCGGAAAGTGGATCTCGACAGCATGATCGCCTCCATATTCGGAGCCCGTCCGGGATATTACAATTATATAGGCGAACAGGAAACTTCGGGTAAATGCCTCGAATGGGTGAGGGACCATCTGGCTCTCGATTCCATCGGCATCTATCTGGAAAAAAAAGAGATCTCGGAAGATCCGGAAACGGTGTACAACACGCTTTACGAGTATATGAGCGAAGTGATCAGCGAAGTGCCGCCCGGCTCGAACGGGGTGATCTTCACTCCCTGGCTCCACGGTAACAGAGCCCCTTTCGAAGATCCCAACGCGAGAGGCATCTTCTTCAATATCAATCTCAATACGGGGAAACGGGACATGATCCGCGCTGTTGTGGAAGGGATGATTTTTCACAATCGGTGGCTCCTTGAGTCCATTGAGAAAAATGTTCCGGTGGGAGATGTTGTGCGCTTTGCCGGCGGGGGAGCCCGGTCCGATGTAACCTGCCAGATACTGGCGGATATTACGGGAAAAACCGTGGAAGCTCTGGCTGATTCGAAGAATACCGGCGCCGCGGGCGCTGCCATACTCTGCGGACTGGGGCTGGGGATTATAAAAGGATATGAAGAGGTCAAAGCGCTTATACCCCTGAGAAAGACATTCCAGCCCCGGAAGGAAAACCGTCATATTTATAATAAGAATTTCGCCGTATTCAAAAGGCTCTATGGAACCAACAAAAAATCATTTTCCCAACTGAACGGAGGACATAAGTGA
- a CDS encoding efflux RND transporter permease subunit has translation MIRFFLRHRKAVLIIGIVSTVLLGANALFLKINGSFTTVLPKDDPDFLYNRYVEDTFGHSDEIILLLTDEESIYNEEVIRAVKGITEDLSELDLIESNSIFTFLTASDFDFNALSDDRAANDELIAELKNFMETDPFSTGIVTSKDGFSCLIIAPVSSELTLDEESLTETVSAVYEITDKYEAMYPRITIEQSGHPVVNSEIMARITTDLLVLFIVAIVTVAIMLRLILGSFKAMLVPIVITAISVLWTFGLKGLLRSDLTITEAVIPVILISVACADGIHIVSEVFHFMHHGHSTDRSIRMTMHRLWKPVVLTSLTTATGFASFVFSRGESLRNMGLYLAFGVLTAMLFSLIYIPVIMSWFEPVQIRKHNKHFSRQLKLLHRIELIVEAIIRKRVFVIIGAFVILGLSIWGMTNINTDTDEIRYFKKDNPVRISAEKIEREMGGISALQIILESDQKNIFQELDILQAMAEFQKILNARDDVSYSLSLADYVSNFYFRMRGRNPEMYEIPENQLFLTRMFRMIDSTEDPRIESIKAFVDEDYRRAKITVRINDSNTSVMEQILADIKPELERLFDDRITVGYAGDFLRLSNGRIIVESQVMSLTATLGVILIVLSFMYRSPIMGIVVSLPVIIAVMFNFAIMWLFNVSLNPATSIIAAVGLGVGIDYSIHLYSRFRFLYRKSGRKEESIVNAVVETSRGILSNALSVGLGFLILLLSAYSIINDMGWIVALSMVTTSITSLVLLPVLLSYIVPSKK, from the coding sequence ATGATCAGATTTTTTCTTCGTCATCGCAAGGCGGTTCTCATAATAGGTATTGTTTCCACTGTTCTTCTGGGGGCCAATGCCCTCTTTTTAAAAATCAACGGCAGTTTCACCACAGTCCTTCCCAAGGATGATCCCGACTTTCTCTACAACCGTTATGTGGAGGATACCTTCGGACATTCCGATGAAATCATTCTGCTTCTCACTGACGAGGAATCGATTTACAACGAAGAGGTTATCAGAGCCGTCAAAGGCATCACCGAAGATCTGTCGGAACTGGATCTGATTGAATCAAACAGCATTTTCACTTTCCTGACCGCATCGGATTTCGATTTTAACGCCTTGAGCGACGACAGGGCGGCGAATGATGAATTGATCGCCGAACTGAAGAATTTTATGGAGACCGACCCTTTTTCAACGGGCATCGTTACGAGCAAAGACGGTTTCAGCTGTCTCATCATAGCCCCGGTTTCGAGCGAGCTGACACTGGACGAGGAAAGCCTGACGGAAACGGTCAGCGCCGTCTACGAGATAACCGATAAATACGAAGCTATGTACCCCCGCATTACCATAGAACAATCGGGTCATCCCGTTGTCAACTCGGAGATCATGGCCCGGATCACGACAGATCTTCTGGTTCTCTTCATCGTAGCCATTGTCACCGTAGCGATTATGCTCCGCCTGATTCTGGGAAGTTTTAAAGCCATGCTGGTCCCCATAGTCATCACGGCCATTTCCGTTCTCTGGACTTTCGGCCTCAAGGGACTGCTCCGCTCCGACCTGACCATAACAGAAGCCGTCATTCCCGTTATCCTCATATCGGTAGCCTGCGCTGACGGTATTCACATCGTCAGCGAAGTGTTTCACTTCATGCACCACGGCCATTCGACGGACCGGTCCATCCGCATGACCATGCACCGCCTCTGGAAACCGGTTGTACTCACAAGCCTGACGACGGCTACTGGTTTCGCTTCCTTTGTATTTTCAAGAGGCGAATCGCTCCGCAATATGGGGCTCTATCTCGCTTTTGGCGTGCTGACGGCCATGCTGTTTTCTCTTATTTATATCCCCGTAATCATGTCCTGGTTCGAACCGGTACAGATCCGCAAGCACAACAAACATTTCTCCCGGCAGCTGAAACTGCTCCACAGGATCGAGCTGATAGTGGAAGCTATTATAAGAAAGAGGGTTTTCGTTATCATAGGAGCCTTTGTCATACTGGGACTTTCCATCTGGGGCATGACCAATATCAATACGGATACCGACGAAATCCGCTATTTCAAAAAGGACAATCCCGTAAGGATTTCGGCTGAAAAGATTGAGAGAGAGATGGGAGGGATCAGCGCTCTGCAGATCATTCTCGAATCGGACCAGAAAAATATTTTCCAGGAGCTTGATATCCTGCAGGCCATGGCGGAGTTTCAGAAAATACTCAATGCCAGGGATGATGTGAGCTACAGCCTGTCCCTGGCCGATTATGTGAGCAATTTCTACTTCCGCATGAGAGGCAGGAATCCCGAAATGTATGAGATTCCCGAAAACCAGCTTTTCCTGACCAGAATGTTCCGCATGATCGACAGTACTGAGGATCCCCGGATCGAGAGTATCAAAGCTTTTGTCGATGAGGATTACCGCCGGGCGAAAATAACAGTGAGGATCAACGACTCCAATACATCTGTCATGGAGCAGATTCTGGCTGATATCAAACCGGAACTGGAGCGTCTGTTCGATGACCGGATCACCGTCGGCTATGCCGGGGATTTTCTGAGGCTCAGCAACGGACGGATTATCGTCGAGAGCCAGGTTATGAGTCTGACGGCAACCCTGGGTGTTATCCTTATCGTTCTGTCCTTTATGTACCGCTCCCCCATTATGGGCATTGTCGTATCCCTGCCGGTGATCATCGCCGTCATGTTCAATTTCGCCATCATGTGGCTCTTCAATGTCTCGCTCAACCCCGCCACGTCCATCATAGCGGCGGTCGGCCTGGGTGTCGGAATCGATTACTCCATCCATCTATACTCGCGGTTCCGGTTTCTGTACAGGAAAAGCGGCCGGAAAGAGGAAAGCATCGTCAACGCGGTCGTTGAGACATCGAGAGGGATTTTATCCAATGCCCTGTCTGTGGGGCTGGGATTTCTGATCCTGCTTTTATCGGCTTACAGCATCATAAACGATATGGGCTGGATTGTGGCTCTGTCCATGGTGACGACATCCATAACATCACTGGTTCTTCTGCCGGTTTTACTCTCTTATATCGTCCCTTCAAAGAAGTAA
- a CDS encoding aminotransferase class III-fold pyridoxal phosphate-dependent enzyme: MKEQFAIKEYHNTQEVMKELNALIAQPSRSITKKAMKEYLKYYEEKCTASKKMIEEAKEYIPGGVQHNLAFNYPFPLVFTKAEGAWLWDLDGNKYIDFLQAGGPTVLGSNDPEVREKVKELLDSTGSVTGLFHEYEMKLAKLICENFPSVEMFRMLNSGTESAMAAVRVARLATKKKNIIKLGGAYHGWSDQLSYGNRIPGVGGLESHGIPSAYYKYTQEVYPNDIAAMERMLKRNRLRGGTAAVIMEPVGPESGTRPLDYDYNGKVRELCDKYGALLIFDEVVTGFRIAMSGAQGYFNVSPDLTVFGKVVAGGYPSAGGLGGKKKYMAYLAGGLGGKKSKKAHVGGTLAANPLSSAAGYFTLKKIAETNAIGKAGRAGDRLTEGLKALIKKYDLPFVAYNQGSICHLETVGTMLFDINIMKIWQVPGKLKEIHSRKDKMTHMGAAYMAEGLVTLAGSRMYTSAADTDEIIDDALVRFERVFKNVEGVKA; this comes from the coding sequence GTGAAGGAACAATTCGCTATTAAAGAATATCACAACACGCAAGAGGTCATGAAAGAGCTTAACGCTCTCATCGCGCAGCCCTCGAGAAGCATTACAAAAAAAGCGATGAAGGAATATCTGAAGTACTATGAAGAGAAATGTACTGCCTCGAAGAAAATGATCGAGGAAGCTAAGGAGTATATTCCCGGAGGGGTTCAGCACAATCTGGCTTTCAATTATCCTTTTCCCCTGGTTTTTACCAAAGCTGAAGGCGCCTGGCTCTGGGATCTTGACGGGAACAAATACATCGATTTCCTTCAGGCGGGCGGTCCGACCGTTCTGGGCAGCAACGATCCGGAAGTGAGGGAGAAAGTGAAAGAGCTCCTGGACAGCACGGGATCGGTAACGGGGCTGTTTCATGAGTATGAAATGAAACTGGCCAAACTGATCTGCGAAAATTTCCCCTCGGTAGAGATGTTCCGTATGCTTAATTCGGGAACCGAATCGGCCATGGCTGCCGTGCGAGTGGCAAGGCTGGCGACAAAAAAGAAGAACATTATTAAACTCGGGGGAGCCTATCACGGATGGAGCGACCAGCTTTCCTACGGGAACCGTATCCCCGGAGTGGGCGGGCTTGAGTCTCACGGCATACCGTCGGCTTATTACAAATACACTCAGGAAGTCTATCCCAACGATATCGCGGCGATGGAGCGAATGTTGAAGAGAAACCGACTCCGCGGCGGAACGGCTGCTGTTATAATGGAGCCTGTCGGACCGGAAAGCGGAACGCGGCCGCTTGATTATGACTACAACGGTAAAGTGCGGGAACTCTGCGACAAATACGGGGCTCTTCTCATCTTCGATGAAGTGGTTACGGGATTCCGTATCGCCATGAGCGGCGCCCAGGGATATTTCAATGTCTCTCCCGATTTGACAGTTTTCGGAAAAGTCGTAGCCGGCGGATATCCCTCGGCCGGGGGACTGGGCGGAAAGAAAAAGTACATGGCCTATCTGGCCGGCGGACTCGGCGGGAAGAAGTCGAAAAAAGCCCATGTGGGCGGAACGCTGGCGGCCAATCCCCTAAGTTCGGCAGCCGGTTATTTCACTTTGAAAAAAATCGCCGAAACAAACGCCATTGGAAAAGCTGGACGAGCCGGGGACAGACTGACCGAAGGATTGAAAGCTCTTATCAAAAAATATGACCTGCCCTTTGTCGCCTACAACCAGGGATCGATCTGCCATCTGGAAACAGTGGGAACTATGCTCTTCGATATCAACATCATGAAAATCTGGCAGGTTCCCGGCAAACTGAAGGAAATTCATTCCCGGAAAGACAAAATGACCCATATGGGCGCCGCTTATATGGCGGAAGGGCTTGTCACACTGGCGGGAAGCCGGATGTACACCTCCGCAGCCGATACGGATGAGATCATCGATGACGCTCTGGTGCGATTCGAGCGGGTATTCAAAAATGTGGAAGGGGTCAAAGCATGA